In the Sphingobacterium sp. PCS056 genome, TGTACGCTTTGTCATCCACCATGATATTCCAAAATCAATGGAAGGTTACTATCAGGAAACAGGTCGTGCTGGTCGTGATGGTGGAGAGGGGCTATGTTTGGCTTTTTACTCGGAGAAGGACGTTGAGAAATTAACGAAATTTATGAAGGATAAGCCTGTTGCTGAAAGGGAAATCGGTACCCAGATTCTCAAAGAGGTCATTGATTATTCTGAATCTGCAGTTTGTAGACGTAAACAAATATTACATTATTTTGGTGAGAATTTTGATGAAACGGGTTGTAGTAACATGTGTGATAACTGCCGTTCTCAAAAGACTTATTTTGAAGCTGAAGCCTCTTTATTAGAAGTGCTTTCTTTCATTAAAGAACAGGGGGAGAATTTTGATGATCTGCATGTGATCAATGTGATGATCGGTCAAAATAATCAACCTGTGTCTGCTTATAAACATGATGAGCATCCGCTGTTTGGAAAAGGTAAAGATAAAGGTATTGTGTACTGGGAGTCTTTGGTTAGGCAAGCTGTTCTGAATAACTTCTTGGCAAAGGATATTGATCATTATGGTTTATTAAAAATGACCGATATCGGACGTCATTATTTAGAAAATCCATATGCATTAAAATTTGTCATGAATCGTCCTTTGGATTTTTCTGGAGATTCGTCCTCTGACGATGCTGGACATGCTACAGGAGCTTTAGACACCGAGTTATTGAAGATGTTAAAAGATCTCCGTAAAAAGATTGCTAAATCAAAATCGTTACCACCATTTGTTATTTTTCAAGATCCATCATTAGATGAAATGTGTACGCATTATCCTGTTTCATTGGATGAATTAAAACAGATACAGGGTGTGGGCAATGGTAAAGCGGTTAAGTTTGGAGCACAGTTTGTTGAGTTGATCAAAAACTATGTGGAAGAAAATGACATCGATCGTCCTGTTGATTTAGTGATCAAGGGTACGGCCAATAAGTCTGCATTAAAGGTTGCCATTATACAGAATATCGATCGTAAGATTGGTCTTGATGATATTGCTGCTGCAAAAGGAATCAGTTATGAAGATTTGTTGAAAGAAGTGGAGACGATCGTCAATGCTGGCACAAAACTGAATATTGGATATTTCGTTGATGAAATGATCGATCAAGATCGCCAAGA is a window encoding:
- the recQ gene encoding DNA helicase RecQ yields the protein MEIEKSLFDNLQDFFGFDTFKGDQEAIITNVLQRKDTFVIMPTGGGKSICYQLPALMSEGTAIVISPLIALMKNQVDQLRAFGGEDSIAHFLNSSLNKGDIMRVKQDVTAGKTKLLYVAPESLSKLENVEFLKQITVSFVAVDEAHCISEWGHDFRPEYRKIRQVINGIGENIPIIALTATATPKVQSDIRKNLQMNDAMLFKSSFNRGNLFYEVRPKKDVVKEIVRFIKGQSGKTGIIYCLSRKKVEEISEVLNINGIKALPYHAGLDAKTRADTQDKFLMEDVEVIVATIAFGMGIDKPDVRFVIHHDIPKSMEGYYQETGRAGRDGGEGLCLAFYSEKDVEKLTKFMKDKPVAEREIGTQILKEVIDYSESAVCRRKQILHYFGENFDETGCSNMCDNCRSQKTYFEAEASLLEVLSFIKEQGENFDDLHVINVMIGQNNQPVSAYKHDEHPLFGKGKDKGIVYWESLVRQAVLNNFLAKDIDHYGLLKMTDIGRHYLENPYALKFVMNRPLDFSGDSSSDDAGHATGALDTELLKMLKDLRKKIAKSKSLPPFVIFQDPSLDEMCTHYPVSLDELKQIQGVGNGKAVKFGAQFVELIKNYVEENDIDRPVDLVIKGTANKSALKVAIIQNIDRKIGLDDIAAAKGISYEDLLKEVETIVNAGTKLNIGYFVDEMIDQDRQDEVYDYFKQADSDSIDQALRDLGGDDYSFEDIQLMRIKFMSELGN